ATTTTAATTTGATAGCAATCAATTAAACTCAGATCGTTTATTTAATACTTATTGATTAATATAATGTGGTTTTAATTAATCATTAAAGACTAGATAAGCTATCCATCTTCACGTCTTGTTTTTGTTCTTCACTAGCAATAAACATTGGTAAAGAAATTAGACGCATTTTTTTAGCTTTTACTGAACGTGGAAAGACTGTTAAGTCTTGGTTGTAAATTGTTACTTTTGAGTTGTATAATCTTCTGCTTGAAGCAATTTCAGTTTCAACATATTGACTTGAACTCATTAATTCAGCCACTACTGATGAAGATTTAAGGTTTGGATAGTTTTCAAAGTTAATTCTGATATCACGGCTTAATGTATCAATAATTTTTTGATTTTCATTAGCTTTGGTAATATCAGTTCCAGCATTAGTCATTGAACGAAGTTTGGTAATGTTTTCCATCGTTTCTTTTTCAAACTTCATATAACCTTTAGTTTCTTCTAACAGTTTGATTAACATATCTTTTCTTTTAGTTAGATTAACATCAATCGCACTGGCAGCTTGGTTTACTTCAACTTGTTGACGGTTAAAGCTATTACCTCATTGGTATCATTTAACCGTTAAAATAATCCCACCAATAATTGTTAATCAACTAAGGATATATAAGAATCATCATAAACCAACATCACCACTACTAGCTTGAGAAGAAAATGTTGTGTTATCAACATTAGGATTAAATCCTGCTTCAGTTTTTTTATTTGGATCGACTAACATTTTATTTATATCTCCATTATATTAATCATTTAACTCTTTTAATTCTAATAAAAGATTTTTTAATTTGCGAATGATACCGTTTAATTCAACATTTTTTAATTCATCATTATTGACAGGGTTAACAATAATGAAATACCCATCATCATTAGCTTCGATCGAGATTCTTGGGTCGTAATTATTACGAATTTGTTCTAAGATTTCAGCATAATAATCTTCTTGGTTTTGTTTAATAATCTGATGAGGATTTAATAATCATAACTTAATCTTTTTAGTTCAATTATTAAATGTCGGATTATCTTGCTTATTAGTTATTTCATTATATAGATCATAATAACTCTGATCTAAATTTGATGAAATCAAGAAG
The Mycoplasma sp. E35C DNA segment above includes these coding regions:
- a CDS encoding LemA family protein, whose amino-acid sequence is MLVDPNKKTEAGFNPNVDNTTFSSQASSGDVGLWWFLYILSWLTIIGGIILTVKWYQWGNSFNRQQVEVNQAASAIDVNLTKRKDMLIKLLEETKGYMKFEKETMENITKLRSMTNAGTDITKANENQKIIDTLSRDIRINFENYPNLKSSSVVAELMSSSQYVETEIASSRRLYNSKVTIYNQDLTVFPRSVKAKKMRLISLPMFIASEEQKQDVKMDSLSSL